From a region of the Streptacidiphilus albus JL83 genome:
- a CDS encoding helix-turn-helix domain-containing protein codes for MPSSPLSSVNTARAALAERLKELRLDADLNGRELAARCGWSAAKVSRIENGKTPPSSADIRDWCRECGAQGKAEDLIAAARSVGSMYTQWLREHRTGMRHKQDLILQGYERTRTFRIYCSNVIPGIFQTPEYARALMTMITRFQGTPDDVEDAVVARVARGRLLREGDRRFAVLLEEAVLRHRLGDAEVMAGQLGYLLSVMSLPSVSLGIIPSGAVREMWPLEAFYLCDERDLEVETLTAEINVTAPGELADYARAFGELAKSAVHGSAARSLITSAIDALG; via the coding sequence ATGCCATCGTCTCCGCTGTCCAGTGTCAATACCGCCCGAGCGGCGCTTGCCGAGCGTCTGAAGGAGCTGCGGCTGGATGCGGACCTCAACGGGCGTGAGCTGGCTGCTCGCTGTGGTTGGAGCGCGGCGAAGGTCTCCCGGATCGAGAACGGCAAGACGCCGCCGTCGTCCGCAGACATCCGGGACTGGTGCCGGGAATGCGGGGCGCAGGGCAAAGCGGAGGACCTGATTGCGGCGGCCCGGAGCGTCGGGTCGATGTACACCCAGTGGCTCCGCGAGCACCGTACCGGGATGCGCCACAAGCAGGACCTGATCCTCCAGGGGTACGAGCGCACTCGGACGTTCCGCATCTACTGTTCCAACGTCATCCCCGGCATCTTCCAGACCCCGGAGTACGCCCGCGCTCTGATGACGATGATCACGCGCTTCCAGGGCACACCGGATGACGTCGAAGACGCGGTAGTCGCCCGTGTGGCTCGTGGCCGGCTCTTGCGCGAGGGAGACAGGCGTTTCGCTGTGCTCTTGGAGGAAGCGGTGCTCAGGCATCGGCTGGGCGACGCTGAGGTGATGGCCGGACAACTCGGATACCTGCTATCGGTGATGTCTCTGCCGTCGGTGTCCCTGGGGATCATTCCGTCAGGAGCGGTCCGAGAGATGTGGCCGCTGGAAGCCTTCTACCTGTGCGATGAGCGGGACCTGGAAGTCGAGACGCTCACAGCGGAGATCAACGTCACGGCGCCCGGCGAGTTGGCTGACTACGCCCGTGCCTTCGGGGAACTCGCGAAATCTGCTGTGCACGGCTCCGCCGCGCGATCGCTGATTACGAGCGCGATCGACGCGCTCGGGTGA
- a CDS encoding glycoside hydrolase family 25 domain-containing protein, which produces MARTMYDAVTVSAIPDGSVLVAGYVNGSYANLSGLRARFPHALVVGVTVTAGADEGQVLDVESGDASPAEAPGWVERRRAAGADPTVYCNASTWPAVRAAFSAAGVAAPHFWIADYDGDPAIPAGAVAKQYASNENYDASAVAAYWPGVDPTPEDTMLLTAQDQAVIKEIVTTVVAAAISANRGQAVSDDLYWFAAAVDGQPPTGAPAVDVASIKTLHAALAAPAAQAAANGAALTALTAKVGALQGAIGALAAGGGITAAQLTAAAEAGATAALAELGHVLVGTTPAATTA; this is translated from the coding sequence ATGGCCCGCACCATGTACGACGCCGTGACCGTGTCGGCGATCCCGGACGGGTCGGTGCTGGTGGCCGGGTATGTGAACGGCTCCTACGCGAACCTGTCGGGCCTGCGGGCGCGGTTCCCGCACGCGCTGGTGGTCGGGGTGACCGTCACGGCGGGCGCGGACGAGGGCCAGGTCCTCGACGTCGAATCCGGCGACGCCTCGCCAGCCGAGGCGCCGGGGTGGGTAGAGCGGCGGCGGGCGGCGGGCGCAGACCCGACCGTCTACTGCAACGCCTCGACCTGGCCTGCCGTCAGGGCTGCCTTCTCTGCCGCTGGCGTGGCCGCGCCGCACTTCTGGATCGCGGACTACGACGGCGACCCGGCTATTCCGGCCGGCGCGGTCGCCAAGCAGTACGCGAGCAACGAGAACTACGACGCGTCCGCCGTTGCGGCCTACTGGCCCGGCGTGGACCCGACCCCGGAGGACACCATGCTGCTCACCGCTCAGGACCAGGCCGTCATCAAGGAGATCGTGACCACTGTCGTGGCCGCCGCGATCTCCGCCAACCGGGGCCAGGCCGTCAGCGACGACCTGTACTGGTTCGCTGCGGCCGTTGACGGCCAGCCGCCGACGGGCGCGCCCGCTGTCGACGTGGCCTCGATCAAGACCCTGCATGCCGCGCTGGCCGCACCCGCCGCGCAGGCCGCGGCGAACGGGGCGGCGCTGACTGCGCTGACCGCGAAGGTCGGTGCACTCCAGGGCGCGATCGGCGCCCTGGCGGCGGGCGGCGGCATCACGGCGGCGCAGCTCACCGCGGCGGCCGAGGCTGGCGCGACGGCGGCGCTCGCTGAGCTGGGCCATGTCCTGGTCGGCACCACCCCGGCGGCCACGACCGCCTAA
- a CDS encoding NAD-dependent epimerase/dehydratase family protein — MTAPNPTSSADGDTGPDGGSDGDADAHTAPRTVLLTGAAGGLGTVLRASLPGYGYRLRSTDIVPVPGDPDALLVDLRDQDAVREAVRGVDAVVHLGGLSLENTFDRILDVNIRGTQHLYEAARQEGVRRVVFASSSHTVGYTPRPAKPTEDLPVLTPYRPDTFYGLSKCFGESLAQLYADRFGVSTVSIRIGSCFPEPTSYRMLATWLSAADAGRLFHAALGAPDVHHTVVYGTSANTRGWWDLAPARALGYRPQDDAEPYAAALIAARGEPAPGSAEYEYLGGAFTEMTAPDR, encoded by the coding sequence ATGACCGCACCGAATCCGACCTCCTCCGCCGACGGCGACACCGGCCCCGACGGCGGCTCCGACGGCGACGCCGACGCGCACACCGCCCCGCGCACCGTGCTGCTCACCGGGGCGGCCGGGGGGCTGGGCACCGTCCTCCGGGCGAGCCTGCCCGGCTACGGCTACCGGCTGCGCAGCACCGACATCGTCCCGGTGCCGGGCGACCCGGACGCGCTCCTCGTCGACCTCCGCGACCAGGACGCCGTCCGCGAGGCGGTCCGGGGCGTGGACGCCGTGGTCCACCTGGGCGGACTCTCGCTGGAGAACACCTTCGACCGGATCCTGGACGTCAATATCCGGGGCACCCAGCACCTCTACGAGGCGGCCCGGCAGGAGGGCGTCCGCCGGGTGGTCTTCGCCAGCAGCAGCCACACCGTCGGCTACACCCCGCGACCGGCGAAGCCGACCGAGGACCTGCCGGTCCTCACGCCCTACCGCCCGGACACCTTCTACGGGCTGTCCAAGTGCTTCGGCGAGTCCCTCGCCCAGCTCTACGCCGACCGGTTCGGGGTGTCCACGGTCTCCATCCGGATCGGCTCCTGCTTCCCCGAGCCCACCAGCTACCGGATGCTCGCCACCTGGCTCAGCGCAGCCGACGCCGGCCGGCTCTTCCACGCCGCGCTCGGCGCGCCGGACGTGCACCACACCGTGGTCTACGGCACCTCCGCCAACACCCGCGGCTGGTGGGACCTGGCCCCGGCCCGCGCCCTGGGCTACCGGCCGCAGGACGACGCCGAGCCCTACGCCGCCGCGCTGATCGCCGCCCGGGGCGAACCGGCCCCCGGCAGCGCCGAGTACGAGTACCTGGGCGGCGCCTTCACCGAGATGACAGCGCCCGACCGGTGA
- a CDS encoding TerD family protein, with protein sequence MSTVLTPGGNLPLDGTRLSVAVAAPRAIDVSALLVTASGKVRSDADLVFFNAPNGPGVGYSPAGITVDTALVPAEIDKVVVTASLDDAAATFAGTEPTATVRDAATGEELASFTPPRLGPETALIVVELYRRGPQWKLRAVGQGYADGLAGIATDFGVSVDDPGPATPPAPAQPTPVPPAPVPPTPVAPPVAPPVAPPVTVVAPPVNFAPPVPAPAPAPAPAPAPAPAAPSDGRITLDKGRVSLTKGGSVSLIKNGRALLSSVRMGLGWEPAQRGRDIDLDASVIAYDSRRRELDKVWFMHLHAFDAAIQHAGDNLTGDGAGDDEAITVHLQSLPEQVTGLVFTVNSFSGQRFTEVANAYCRLLDATTGAELVRFDLTRAEPHTGVLMCKLIRMNTGEWVMTALEEYVDSKTVRGMVKPGAKAL encoded by the coding sequence GTGTCCACAGTCCTCACTCCCGGTGGCAATCTGCCGCTGGACGGTACCCGGTTGTCGGTGGCGGTCGCCGCGCCCCGGGCCATCGACGTCTCGGCGCTGCTGGTCACCGCCTCCGGGAAGGTCAGGTCCGACGCCGACCTGGTGTTCTTCAACGCCCCGAACGGACCGGGCGTCGGCTACAGCCCGGCCGGCATCACCGTGGACACCGCGCTGGTGCCCGCCGAGATCGACAAGGTGGTGGTGACCGCCAGCCTCGACGACGCCGCCGCGACCTTCGCCGGGACGGAGCCCACCGCGACCGTGCGGGACGCCGCGACCGGGGAGGAGCTGGCCAGTTTCACCCCGCCCCGGCTGGGCCCGGAGACCGCGCTGATCGTGGTGGAGCTCTACCGGCGCGGCCCGCAGTGGAAGCTCCGCGCCGTGGGCCAGGGCTACGCGGACGGCCTGGCCGGCATCGCCACCGACTTCGGCGTCTCGGTCGACGACCCGGGCCCGGCGACGCCGCCCGCTCCGGCGCAGCCGACCCCGGTGCCGCCCGCCCCGGTGCCGCCGACCCCGGTCGCCCCGCCCGTCGCCCCGCCCGTCGCCCCGCCCGTCACCGTGGTCGCGCCGCCGGTGAACTTCGCGCCGCCGGTCCCCGCACCCGCGCCTGCCCCTGCCCCTGCCCCTGCCCCTGCCCCTGCGGCGCCCTCGGACGGCCGGATCACCCTGGACAAGGGCCGGGTCTCGCTCACCAAGGGCGGTTCGGTATCGCTGATCAAGAACGGTCGGGCGCTGCTGTCCTCGGTCCGGATGGGCCTCGGCTGGGAGCCCGCCCAGCGCGGTCGGGACATCGACCTGGACGCCTCGGTGATCGCCTACGACAGCCGCCGCCGGGAGCTGGACAAGGTCTGGTTCATGCACCTGCACGCCTTCGACGCGGCCATCCAGCACGCCGGGGACAACCTCACCGGTGACGGCGCGGGCGACGACGAGGCCATCACCGTCCACCTCCAGTCGCTGCCGGAGCAGGTCACCGGGCTGGTGTTCACCGTCAACAGCTTCTCCGGCCAGCGCTTCACCGAGGTCGCCAACGCCTACTGCCGGCTGCTGGACGCCACCACCGGCGCGGAGCTGGTCCGCTTCGACCTCACCCGCGCCGAGCCGCACACCGGCGTGCTGATGTGCAAGCTGATCCGGATGAACACCGGCGAGTGGGTGATGACCGCACTGGAGGAGTACGTCGACTCCAAGACCGTGCGCGGCATGGTCAAGCCCGGCGCGAAGGCGCTCTGA
- a CDS encoding phospholipase D-like domain-containing protein, whose amino-acid sequence MSEAAVEAYRIIATGGDASHLPEAVTELRSVGLVVPLPGAPERLMTVDPQEVLPRRREELHQAARALMDDADAIVPLQHELTATHRTARADLWSQGIERPASIGDANRRIAAVLAEAAEDLLTMQPGHRDEATLESSADRDFYALSRGIKMRTLYMDSEREYPHIQQWVAEATRRGAEIRTMPRAFMKTIIIDQRIAVISDRTRLGGPQPVHGAALIVHDAGVVGELVAQFERDWAQARTWDGTENAQVTAIGALSQVQQDVLLGLVGGATQRSLEQRLGMSVRQIERTITEIKRVIDPSGGPVSAAQMGYWCGRMQSGG is encoded by the coding sequence GTGTCCGAAGCGGCCGTCGAGGCCTACCGCATCATCGCCACCGGCGGCGACGCCTCCCACCTCCCCGAGGCAGTGACAGAGCTCCGATCCGTCGGCCTCGTAGTCCCCCTCCCCGGCGCCCCCGAGCGTCTGATGACTGTCGACCCCCAGGAGGTACTGCCGCGACGGAGGGAAGAACTACACCAGGCGGCACGCGCCCTGATGGACGATGCCGATGCGATCGTTCCCCTTCAGCACGAGCTCACGGCCACACACCGGACCGCCCGAGCCGACCTATGGAGCCAGGGCATCGAGCGTCCGGCCAGCATCGGCGATGCCAACAGACGCATCGCAGCAGTCCTCGCCGAGGCAGCCGAGGACCTGCTCACCATGCAGCCAGGGCACCGCGATGAGGCGACACTCGAATCATCCGCCGATCGCGATTTCTACGCCCTCTCCCGAGGCATCAAAATGCGGACCCTCTACATGGATAGCGAGCGAGAATATCCACACATCCAGCAATGGGTAGCGGAGGCCACTCGCCGTGGCGCGGAAATTCGGACTATGCCACGCGCATTCATGAAAACCATCATCATCGACCAGAGAATCGCAGTCATTTCCGACCGGACCCGCCTGGGAGGGCCTCAGCCGGTCCACGGCGCCGCCCTAATCGTCCACGATGCCGGCGTCGTCGGCGAGCTTGTCGCGCAGTTCGAGCGAGACTGGGCTCAGGCGCGCACGTGGGACGGCACCGAAAACGCCCAGGTCACAGCCATAGGGGCGCTGTCGCAGGTTCAGCAGGACGTCCTCCTGGGTCTCGTAGGGGGTGCCACGCAGCGAAGCCTGGAGCAGCGCCTCGGGATGAGCGTCCGGCAGATCGAGCGCACGATCACCGAAATCAAACGTGTGATCGATCCGAGCGGCGGCCCGGTGTCAGCAGCACAGATGGGCTACTGGTGCGGGCGGATGCAGTCCGGCGGCTAG
- a CDS encoding DUF6879 family protein produces MSLNEDLPDFNELLGAARHSAVHLEMRDSYGVADEAENLAAFRRGEWTEAMERVDRQSWLDLVASTIARGVVIRRARIVSEPVTDYIRFEHAGTQMNIDAGEQIRWLPRRQTLGIPLPGSDLWLIDGERVRFNHFTGDGDWAVPGVEDSTDPDVVRLCSTAFEAVWERGIPHADYKV; encoded by the coding sequence ATGTCGCTGAACGAGGATCTGCCGGACTTCAATGAGCTGCTTGGCGCCGCTCGGCACTCCGCAGTGCATTTGGAGATGCGGGACTCATACGGGGTCGCCGACGAGGCAGAGAACCTCGCGGCGTTCCGTCGGGGCGAGTGGACGGAGGCGATGGAGCGGGTGGACCGTCAGTCCTGGCTGGACCTTGTCGCCTCGACCATCGCTCGTGGGGTTGTCATCCGGCGGGCGCGGATCGTGTCGGAGCCCGTTACGGACTACATTCGGTTCGAGCACGCAGGCACGCAGATGAACATCGATGCTGGCGAGCAGATTCGCTGGCTGCCGCGTCGGCAGACGCTCGGTATCCCGCTCCCGGGCAGCGACCTGTGGCTGATCGACGGCGAGCGGGTGAGGTTCAACCACTTCACCGGCGACGGCGACTGGGCGGTCCCGGGCGTCGAGGACAGCACCGACCCGGACGTCGTGCGCCTGTGCTCGACAGCGTTCGAGGCCGTGTGGGAGCGGGGCATCCCGCACGCTGACTACAAGGTCTGA
- a CDS encoding GntR family transcriptional regulator → MSDAPYQRIAAALREQITDGTLSPGTALPSWRTLAAALGTGQGAVRLAIEQLRREGLVEGHPRARLTVAHPITVHTLTHPDAPWPHGHGDIETTRTAAPADVADRLHLRTGTRVQRQRIEYLDATGRPSHLVTIWHRGRLSASPAAVTLDVDSRQLANDEASALGLARETHALHLIRTHTDHAGRPLDTADMLLPADRWRLRLTFDLPSKPPPTSRDSPTDGHP, encoded by the coding sequence ATGAGCGACGCGCCATATCAGCGCATCGCCGCAGCTCTACGGGAGCAAATCACCGACGGAACGCTATCCCCCGGGACCGCACTTCCCTCCTGGCGCACGCTGGCAGCGGCACTCGGAACCGGCCAGGGAGCAGTGCGCCTCGCCATCGAGCAGCTCCGCCGCGAGGGGCTCGTTGAGGGGCACCCACGAGCCCGTCTGACGGTTGCTCACCCCATCACCGTGCACACCCTGACCCACCCCGACGCGCCCTGGCCGCACGGACACGGAGACATCGAGACGACTCGGACCGCAGCACCCGCCGACGTCGCCGATCGTCTCCACCTCCGCACCGGCACGCGGGTGCAGCGGCAGCGCATCGAGTACCTAGACGCGACCGGACGGCCATCGCACCTCGTCACCATCTGGCACCGAGGCCGCCTCTCAGCGAGCCCGGCCGCCGTGACACTCGACGTCGACAGCAGGCAACTGGCCAACGATGAGGCCAGTGCGCTCGGCCTGGCCCGAGAGACGCACGCGCTCCACCTCATCCGCACGCACACCGACCACGCCGGACGGCCGCTCGATACCGCCGACATGCTGCTGCCAGCCGACCGATGGCGTCTGCGCCTTACCTTCGACCTCCCGAGCAAGCCTCCGCCGACCTCGCGCGACAGCCCCACCGACGGCCACCCCTGA
- a CDS encoding phage tail tape measure protein — MSSEVGDLFVTLRGITDPFTTSLTDAAGVGEDATSTIAKAAQAMAEQLDASSKVAADSFKIILDAAVELAEGIVEPLASVKTSVRSVASALRALAKAAGTASDAATPALGAISGAAEEMAATVRESLATVDSSLAGMDSGFGTAAASATASATEMKGASAEGAAAAAASGDAAAASAEKSSAAMSETAGGLSKYALGLAAAGVGVFEAIKGATTFNSEMARLNTQAGVSKSQLVGLGDGVEALAGQVGQNPDSLAESLFHVESNFASLGIKAPAALNLVKIAAEGADVGNANLVDVTNSLTAAVASGIPGVQNMGQAMGALNAIVGAGDMQMQDLADAFGSGMVATVKGFGLSLADVGAALDVFGDNNIRGASAGTQLRMSVMALAQPVSTGASELAKLGLTTTTLATDMQHGGLLPAMKDLMAHMKAAGVTAQQQGQVITEVFGRKAGAGLNVLADQMDRLESKYPAIAAGAKGFGSAWATTSQTMSQEFDDLKSGLEALGIKIGQMLLPPLTKVLGLVRDGVAWVASHKSAAQALAAVLGGVLVAALWEVGAALTAIELNPVVLGITAVVAVTVLAYTHFKAFREVVNDIAGFLKTVLVGALHLAQAAISGLISWFTAHKSAFVGAWEDLVHAVQAAVKWFDQNVLQWIMARVSDLIGWWRSHSQEIAEVWSAIWSVIATDVSIIWDGAIRPILTQIVATWRLVWGLIRDSFELIWGVVKDVITLGMHYILNIIGIVLDLVTGHWSKAWSDVKHLVSQGLADVTNLIGDFASGALHLLEDAGKNIIKGLVSGIESAIGGVSDVMGDVTGEIKNFLPWSPAKKGPLSGSGAPNLSGAKIGSMVADGIASSTRKVGQAAHSMAAAAGLTIGSSGTYSSLAITANSAAGASAAGAGQPIIVQVDGRTLFKIMQTQALQNGKRNPTTGLVYAS, encoded by the coding sequence ATGTCGAGCGAGGTCGGGGACCTGTTCGTCACCCTGCGGGGTATCACCGACCCCTTCACCACGTCCCTAACGGACGCTGCGGGTGTCGGCGAGGACGCAACCAGCACGATCGCCAAGGCAGCTCAGGCGATGGCCGAGCAGCTCGACGCGTCCTCGAAGGTCGCCGCCGACAGCTTCAAGATCATCCTGGATGCGGCGGTCGAGCTGGCCGAGGGCATCGTCGAGCCGCTGGCCAGCGTGAAGACCAGCGTGCGCAGCGTGGCCTCCGCGCTGCGGGCCCTGGCCAAGGCTGCGGGTACTGCGAGCGATGCTGCAACGCCCGCTCTCGGGGCGATCAGTGGAGCGGCCGAGGAGATGGCCGCGACCGTCCGCGAGAGCCTGGCGACAGTCGATTCGTCCCTGGCTGGGATGGACAGCGGCTTCGGCACAGCTGCGGCCTCGGCGACCGCTTCAGCGACCGAGATGAAGGGCGCCAGCGCGGAGGGCGCGGCGGCGGCTGCTGCCAGCGGGGATGCCGCAGCCGCGTCGGCCGAGAAGTCGTCGGCCGCGATGAGCGAGACCGCTGGCGGCCTCTCGAAGTACGCCCTGGGACTCGCCGCAGCTGGCGTCGGCGTGTTCGAGGCGATCAAGGGCGCGACGACGTTCAACAGCGAGATGGCGCGCCTCAACACCCAGGCCGGGGTGAGTAAGTCCCAACTGGTCGGTCTGGGAGACGGAGTGGAGGCGCTCGCGGGGCAGGTCGGCCAGAACCCGGACAGCCTCGCCGAGTCCCTCTTCCACGTCGAGAGCAACTTCGCCAGCCTGGGCATCAAGGCACCCGCAGCCCTGAACCTCGTCAAGATCGCAGCCGAGGGTGCGGACGTCGGCAATGCAAACCTGGTCGACGTCACCAACTCGCTGACGGCGGCGGTCGCGTCGGGCATCCCTGGCGTGCAGAACATGGGCCAGGCCATGGGCGCGCTGAATGCAATCGTCGGCGCGGGCGACATGCAGATGCAAGACCTCGCCGACGCCTTCGGCAGCGGGATGGTCGCGACCGTCAAGGGATTCGGCCTGTCGCTGGCCGATGTCGGCGCGGCCTTGGACGTCTTCGGCGACAACAACATCAGAGGCGCGTCGGCCGGCACCCAGTTGCGGATGTCCGTCATGGCCCTGGCGCAGCCTGTCTCCACGGGCGCATCGGAGTTGGCCAAGCTGGGGCTCACGACCACCACACTGGCCACAGATATGCAGCACGGCGGCCTGCTGCCCGCGATGAAGGACCTCATGGCGCACATGAAGGCTGCCGGGGTCACCGCACAACAGCAAGGCCAGGTGATCACCGAGGTCTTCGGCCGCAAGGCCGGCGCCGGGCTCAACGTGCTGGCCGACCAGATGGACCGTCTTGAGTCCAAGTACCCGGCGATCGCGGCCGGCGCGAAGGGCTTCGGCAGCGCGTGGGCGACGACATCGCAGACCATGTCGCAGGAGTTCGACGACCTGAAATCTGGCCTGGAGGCGCTGGGCATCAAGATCGGCCAGATGCTGCTGCCGCCGCTGACTAAGGTGCTCGGCCTGGTGCGGGACGGCGTGGCGTGGGTGGCCTCGCACAAGTCGGCCGCGCAGGCCTTGGCGGCGGTGCTGGGCGGCGTCCTGGTCGCGGCGCTGTGGGAGGTCGGGGCCGCGCTGACGGCGATCGAGCTCAACCCAGTCGTGCTGGGCATCACTGCCGTGGTGGCGGTGACCGTACTGGCGTACACCCACTTCAAGGCCTTCCGCGAGGTCGTGAACGACATCGCCGGCTTCCTGAAGACCGTGCTCGTGGGCGCGCTGCACCTGGCGCAGGCCGCGATCAGTGGCCTGATCAGCTGGTTCACCGCCCACAAGAGCGCGTTTGTGGGGGCGTGGGAGGACCTGGTCCACGCAGTCCAGGCGGCGGTGAAGTGGTTCGACCAGAACGTGCTCCAGTGGATCATGGCCAGGGTCAGCGACCTGATCGGCTGGTGGCGGTCGCACAGCCAGGAGATCGCAGAGGTCTGGTCGGCGATCTGGTCGGTGATCGCGACCGACGTCTCGATCATCTGGGATGGCGCGATCCGCCCGATTCTCACTCAGATCGTCGCCACGTGGCGGCTCGTGTGGGGCCTGATCCGTGACTCCTTCGAGCTGATCTGGGGCGTCGTCAAGGACGTCATCACGCTCGGGATGCACTACATCCTCAACATCATCGGCATCGTCCTGGACCTGGTCACCGGCCACTGGTCGAAGGCCTGGTCGGACGTCAAGCACCTGGTTTCGCAGGGCCTGGCCGACGTGACCAACCTGATCGGCGATTTCGCCTCCGGGGCGCTCCACCTGCTGGAGGACGCCGGAAAGAACATCATCAAGGGCTTGGTCTCGGGCATCGAGTCGGCTATCGGCGGGGTCTCCGATGTGATGGGCGACGTCACTGGGGAGATCAAGAATTTTCTGCCTTGGTCGCCCGCGAAGAAGGGTCCGCTGTCGGGCTCAGGGGCACCGAACCTGTCCGGGGCGAAGATCGGCTCGATGGTTGCGGACGGGATCGCGTCCTCGACCCGGAAGGTCGGCCAGGCCGCGCACAGCATGGCTGCCGCAGCCGGTCTGACGATCGGCAGCAGCGGCACGTACAGCTCGCTGGCCATCACCGCGAACAGCGCTGCAGGGGCCTCGGCTGCCGGCGCGGGGCAGCCGATCATCGTCCAGGTCGACGGCCGGACGCTCTTCAAGATCATGCAGACGCAGGCGCTGCAGAACGGCAAGCGCAACCCGACCACTGGCCTCGTCTATGCGTCCTGA
- a CDS encoding CsbD family protein yields the protein MSDLSNKAQDVTGKVKEKVGDVTGNDELKGEGQGDQVESKAKQVADDAKDAAKGAVDKVKGLLHRG from the coding sequence ATGAGCGATCTGTCGAACAAGGCCCAGGACGTCACCGGGAAGGTCAAGGAGAAGGTCGGCGACGTCACCGGGAACGACGAGCTCAAGGGCGAGGGCCAGGGGGACCAGGTCGAGTCGAAGGCGAAGCAGGTCGCCGACGATGCCAAGGACGCCGCCAAGGGCGCCGTCGACAAGGTCAAGGGCCTGCTCCACCGGGGCTAG